One part of the Lotus japonicus ecotype B-129 chromosome 2, LjGifu_v1.2 genome encodes these proteins:
- the LOC130738482 gene encoding kunitz-type trypsin inhibitor-like 2 protein: MKPIPLSLCFLFFAFISTKLPTAFSSNDVEQVLDVNGDSIFPGGRYYIRPAIRGPPGGGVRLGKTGDSDCPVTALQEYSEVKNGIPVRFRIAAEVSTGIIFTGTELDIEFTVKPHCVESPKWIVFVDNEIGKACVGIGGAKDHPGKQTFSGTFNIQKNSAGFGYKLVFCIKGSPTCLDIGRYDNGEGGRRLNLTEHEAFDLVFVPVGVADSAGIRSVV, translated from the coding sequence ATGAAGCCTATTCCACTATCCCTCTGCTTCCTCTTCTTTGCTTTCATCAGTACCAAACTCCCCACAGCTTTCTCATCAAACGATGTTGAGCAAGTGCTAGACGTAAACGGTGACTCCATTTTCCCCGGTGGCAGATACTACATCAGGCCAGCTATTCGCGGCCCACCCGGCGGAGGAGTAAGGCTAGGCAAGACAGGGGACTCAGACTGCCCTGTAACCGCCCTGCAAGAGTATTCAGAAGTGAAGAACGGTATTCCGGTGAGATTCCGCATTGCGGCGGAAGTAAGCACCGGCATCATCTTCACTGGTACCGAATTGGATATCGAGTTCACAGTGAAACCTCACTGTGTTGAATCTCCCAAGTGGATTGTGTTTGTTGATAATGAGATTGGAAAAGCGTGTGTGGGTATTGGTGGAGCGAAAGACCATCCAGGGAAACAGACATTTAGTGGAACGTTTAACATTCAGAAAAACAGTGCTGGGTTTGGATATAAGCTTGTTTTCTGTATCAAGGGCTCTCCTACTTGTTTGGATATTGGGAGGTATGATAATGGTGAGGGTGGAAGGCGTTTGAATTTGACTGAGCATGAGGCTTTTGATCTTGTGTTCGTGCCTGTAGGTGTTGCTGACAGCGCTGGAATTAGATCTGTGGTTTGA